One Rhizobiales bacterium GAS188 DNA window includes the following coding sequences:
- a CDS encoding transcriptional regulator, ArsR family produces the protein MTSIDPLSMTLSALADPTRRAILARLSEGEATVNELAAPFDISLPAISRHLKVLETAGLISRGREAQWRPCRLEAEPLKAMDDWLGRYRRLWEGSFDKMDAYIARITKGNRNDRKS, from the coding sequence ATGACATCCATCGACCCCCTCAGCATGACCTTGTCGGCACTGGCGGACCCCACGCGCCGAGCCATCCTGGCGCGCTTGTCGGAGGGCGAGGCAACGGTCAACGAGCTCGCGGCGCCCTTCGATATCAGCCTGCCTGCGATCTCGCGGCACCTCAAAGTGCTTGAAACCGCAGGACTTATCTCGCGCGGCCGAGAGGCGCAGTGGCGGCCATGCCGGCTTGAAGCGGAACCGCTGAAGGCCATGGATGACTGGCTCGGGCGCTACCGGCGCCTCTGGGAGGGGAGCTTCGACAAGATGGACGCCTATATCGCCCGGATCACGAAAGGAAATCGCAATGACCGCAAAAGCTGA
- a CDS encoding Uncharacterized conserved protein YndB, AHSA1/START domain yields MTAKAEARKLADDELLITRTFDAPVSLVFRIWAERDHMIRWLGPEGFTCTSLELDFRPGGAWRACIESEAYGQSWMGGEFREIETNKRIVYSFAWEDGRDQPRMDTLVTVTFEEEDGKTVQSFHQAPFLHVEGRDSHIGGWNSCFNREQAYAESLAKGAQR; encoded by the coding sequence ATGACCGCAAAAGCTGAGGCCAGAAAATTGGCCGATGACGAGCTGCTGATCACCCGAACTTTCGACGCGCCGGTTTCGCTGGTCTTCCGCATCTGGGCAGAGCGCGACCACATGATCCGCTGGTTGGGGCCCGAGGGTTTCACCTGCACCAGCCTCGAGCTCGACTTCCGCCCGGGCGGCGCCTGGCGCGCCTGCATCGAGTCCGAAGCTTACGGGCAGAGCTGGATGGGCGGAGAGTTTCGCGAAATCGAGACGAATAAGCGCATCGTCTACTCCTTCGCCTGGGAAGATGGCCGCGACCAGCCGCGCATGGATACGCTCGTCACGGTGACCTTCGAGGAAGAGGACGGCAAAACGGTCCAGAGCTTCCATCAGGCGCCTTTCCTCCATGTCGAGGGCCGCGACAGCCATATCGGAGGCTGGAACTCGTGCTTCAACAGAGAACAGGCCTATGCCGAAAGCCTGGCCAAGGGGGCACAGCGATGA
- a CDS encoding glutathione S-transferase, with amino-acid sequence MITVTAFKWVPPFAQGQVRDLRVRWALEEASLAYRARLIDFDDQESADYRALQPFGQVPAFKEDDLVLFESGAIVLHIGGRSEALLPGDEAGKARAVTWLFAALNTMEVVIQPLAEIDHFFAKQEWAKLHRPDMEKRVKLRLAELAARLGDGDYLEDRFTIGDLMMTTVLRILRHTDLVEAEPKLKAYQLRCEARPAFQRALRDHMAAFETH; translated from the coding sequence ATGATCACCGTCACCGCCTTCAAATGGGTGCCGCCATTCGCGCAGGGCCAGGTGCGCGACCTTCGGGTGCGCTGGGCGCTCGAGGAGGCCAGCCTTGCCTATCGGGCGCGGCTGATCGACTTCGATGACCAGGAATCCGCCGATTATCGCGCGCTGCAACCCTTCGGGCAGGTGCCGGCGTTCAAAGAGGATGACCTCGTTCTTTTCGAATCAGGAGCGATCGTGCTCCACATCGGAGGCCGGAGCGAAGCGCTCCTTCCCGGCGATGAGGCCGGAAAGGCGCGCGCGGTCACTTGGCTGTTCGCAGCCCTCAACACAATGGAGGTCGTGATCCAACCGCTCGCCGAGATCGATCATTTCTTCGCCAAGCAGGAATGGGCGAAGCTCCATCGGCCGGACATGGAGAAAAGGGTCAAGCTACGCCTGGCGGAGCTCGCCGCGCGGCTCGGCGATGGCGATTATCTGGAGGACCGCTTCACCATCGGCGACCTCATGATGACGACGGTGCTTCGGATCTTGCGGCATACCGACCTCGTGGAGGCCGAGCCCAAGCTGAAGGCATACCAGCTGCGCTGTGAGGCGCGGCCAGCCTTCCAGCGCGCGCTTCGCGACCACATGGCGGCGTTCGAGACCCACTGA
- a CDS encoding 2'-5' RNA ligase: protein MFEQLSFAGFGAAPRPTDGVFFAIFPDMRVAAHIAEVVLHLRGAHGLTGRPLETERFHVSLLSLGEHAGLPQDIVAAAGEAASAVAMPPFEVAFNRAVSFGRGANDLPFVLRGGDGVAALTAFHQALGIAMKKAGLGRWVSPHYTPHLTLLYDDRSVAEQAVETIGWTAREFVLVHSLLGRRRYFPLGRWPLRG from the coding sequence ATGTTCGAGCAACTCTCTTTTGCGGGATTCGGCGCGGCGCCGCGCCCGACGGATGGGGTGTTCTTCGCAATCTTTCCGGATATGCGGGTCGCGGCCCATATTGCAGAGGTCGTGCTGCATCTGCGCGGCGCACATGGATTGACAGGCAGGCCGCTCGAGACGGAGCGTTTCCATGTCTCTCTGCTTTCCCTCGGCGAACATGCGGGCCTGCCGCAGGATATCGTTGCCGCCGCGGGCGAAGCCGCTTCAGCCGTCGCGATGCCGCCTTTCGAGGTCGCGTTCAACCGCGCGGTGAGCTTCGGCCGCGGAGCGAATGACCTGCCTTTCGTCCTGCGCGGTGGCGACGGCGTCGCGGCGCTGACGGCGTTTCATCAGGCTCTCGGCATCGCGATGAAGAAAGCCGGGCTCGGGCGCTGGGTGAGTCCGCACTACACGCCGCACCTGACCCTGCTCTATGATGACCGCAGCGTCGCCGAACAGGCCGTCGAGACGATTGGCTGGACGGCGCGCGAGTTCGTCCTCGTGCACAGCCTGCTTGGTCGGAGACGTTACTTTCCGCTCGGGCGGTGGCCGTTGCGCGGCTGA
- a CDS encoding transcriptional regulator, LysR family, whose translation MLEMHSRHAYMFAMNWGAFDLNLLIVFDAVMQERSVTRAGSRIGLSQPAMSHALNRLRHMLKDELFVRTPEGMVPTPRAEMLAQPLRNALSEMQLALEPAAFAPATSDRSFALAVNNYAAVVLAPPLVAAVSAAAPAVRLDLRPSGTLDILERLDRGDLDLTLGNMESSGERFAMAPLLEDQFVTVMRRGHPASRGKLSAAAFAALPHLEISSSREDTGFIDRWLGELGLERRVTLRAPYLSAAPILVQSDLVATITRRIAQEFVRNHPLQLCKPPYDSPRTQTVMVWHRRLDRHPAHRWLRDVILSVVKSL comes from the coding sequence ATGCTTGAAATGCATTCTCGTCACGCTTACATGTTTGCAATGAATTGGGGTGCATTCGATCTCAATCTCCTGATCGTGTTCGACGCGGTGATGCAGGAACGCAGCGTCACGCGCGCCGGCAGCCGCATCGGGTTGAGCCAGCCGGCAATGAGTCACGCACTCAACCGGTTGCGTCACATGCTCAAGGACGAGCTCTTCGTTCGCACGCCCGAGGGCATGGTGCCGACGCCGCGCGCCGAGATGCTCGCTCAGCCGCTGCGCAACGCCCTGAGCGAGATGCAGCTTGCCCTGGAGCCGGCAGCGTTCGCCCCCGCCACCTCCGACCGGAGCTTCGCGCTTGCGGTCAACAACTACGCGGCTGTCGTGCTCGCCCCACCGCTCGTCGCCGCAGTGTCGGCTGCAGCGCCCGCCGTCCGCCTCGATCTGAGGCCAAGCGGAACCTTGGATATCCTCGAGCGTCTGGATCGCGGCGATCTCGATCTGACACTCGGCAACATGGAGAGTTCGGGCGAGCGTTTCGCCATGGCACCGCTGCTCGAGGATCAGTTCGTCACGGTGATGCGGCGCGGCCATCCGGCGAGTCGGGGAAAGCTCTCCGCTGCAGCCTTCGCGGCTCTGCCCCATCTCGAGATCTCGTCGAGCCGAGAGGATACCGGCTTTATCGACCGTTGGCTGGGGGAACTCGGGCTCGAACGTCGCGTCACGCTGCGGGCGCCCTATCTTTCCGCCGCGCCAATCCTTGTCCAATCCGATCTGGTCGCGACTATTACCCGCCGGATCGCTCAGGAGTTCGTGCGCAACCATCCGCTGCAGCTCTGCAAGCCGCCATATGATTCGCCGCGCACACAAACGGTCATGGTGTGGCACCGCCGGCTGGACCGACATCCTGCCCATCGCTGGCTCCGCGACGTCATCTTGTCGGTCGTAAAAAGCTTGTAG
- a CDS encoding Multidrug efflux pump subunit AcrB, which produces MVGIVKLALRRPYTFVVMALLIMIFGVASALRTPTDIFPNINIPVISVVFSYTGLPPDDMAGRVVTYYERSLTTSVNDIEHIESQSIPNYGIIKIFFQRTVNINAALAQVSAMSQTVLKQMPAGITPPLILSFNASSVPILQLALSSDKLSETTLFDDASSFIRPQLASVAGAAIPLPYGGKVRQVQADLNQQALHTYGISANDVVNALSIQNLITPVGTQKIGSFEYTVNLNDSPSAIGAFNALPIKTVNGTAIYMRDVAHVHDGSPPQTNVVHVDDKSAVLLAVVKAGATSTLAIISGIKQLLPSVAKTLPASLNLTTVGDQSVFVTSAVSGVVREGAIAAALTGMMILLFLGSWRSTLIITVSIPLAILASVTTLSVLGETINVMTLGGLALAVGILVDDATVTIENINWHLEHGKEIETAILDGARQLVIPATVSLMCICIAFGPMFGLGGVAGYLFRPLAEAVVFALIASYILSRTLVPILANYLLRKQVLQAHPVQHQVDGDPEAVATQPSRNPLRRFRQGFERRFKSIRGAYGGLLHLCLQNRAKLIAGFLSFTLASFALTPYLGQDFFPSVDGGQIKMHVRAQTGTRIEETTKLADRIGEAIHKIIPANELGGIVDNIGLSVSGINMAYNNSGTIGVEDADILISLKPKHAPTADYVKTMREQLPRQFPGTSFAFLPADIVSQILNFGVPAPIDLQVVGNDVQADRTYANTLLARIKQIPGIADARIQQAFQQPTLNVNFDRSLAGLVGLSEKDAATAMLTTLAGSSQTSPTYWLDPTTGVSYPVSIQTPTRDIGTMSGLKNIPVTASAGAGGQLLGGLATIERTPSDAVASHYNVRPVIDIYATPQGRDLGGVAADIQKVIQDTAHDVPNGASVVLRGQVTTMTSAYQQLYVGLAFAIVLIYLLMVINFQSWLDPFVIVMALPSALAGIVWMLFATGTTLSVPALTGAIMCMGVATANSILVISFARERLAAGVDALAAALDAGSTRFRPVLMTALAMIIGMAPMAIEPGQNAPLGRAVIGGLLFATCATLFLVPTMFSFVHGLQHKKAEPAPAEVQPIQA; this is translated from the coding sequence ATGGTTGGCATCGTCAAGCTCGCGCTTCGGCGCCCCTACACATTTGTCGTCATGGCGCTGCTGATCATGATCTTTGGCGTCGCGTCGGCGCTGCGCACGCCGACCGACATTTTTCCGAACATCAACATTCCGGTGATCAGTGTCGTCTTCAGCTATACCGGCCTGCCGCCTGACGATATGGCGGGCCGCGTTGTCACCTATTACGAGCGCTCGCTCACCACGAGCGTGAACGACATCGAACACATCGAATCGCAGTCGATTCCGAATTATGGGATCATCAAGATCTTCTTCCAGCGGACCGTGAACATCAACGCGGCGTTGGCGCAGGTGTCCGCCATGTCGCAAACGGTGCTGAAGCAGATGCCGGCCGGCATCACGCCGCCGCTGATCTTGAGCTTCAACGCTTCCAGCGTGCCGATCCTGCAGCTCGCGCTTTCGAGCGACAAGCTCTCCGAGACGACCTTGTTCGATGATGCGTCGAGCTTCATCCGCCCGCAATTGGCTTCGGTCGCCGGTGCCGCGATCCCATTGCCCTATGGCGGCAAGGTCCGGCAGGTCCAAGCCGACCTCAATCAGCAGGCGCTGCACACCTACGGCATCTCCGCCAACGACGTCGTCAACGCCTTGTCGATTCAAAACCTGATCACCCCGGTGGGTACCCAGAAAATCGGCTCGTTCGAATACACGGTGAATTTGAACGATTCGCCGAGCGCGATCGGCGCCTTCAACGCTCTGCCGATCAAGACCGTCAATGGAACGGCCATCTACATGCGCGACGTGGCCCACGTGCATGACGGCAGCCCGCCGCAGACCAATGTGGTCCATGTCGACGACAAGAGCGCCGTGCTGCTGGCGGTGGTAAAGGCAGGCGCGACCTCGACGCTCGCCATCATTTCCGGCATTAAGCAGTTGCTTCCGAGCGTCGCCAAGACTTTGCCGGCGAGCCTCAATCTGACGACAGTCGGTGATCAGTCGGTGTTCGTCACCAGCGCCGTCTCGGGCGTCGTTCGGGAAGGCGCGATCGCGGCCGCGCTGACCGGAATGATGATCCTTCTGTTCCTCGGCAGCTGGCGCTCGACCCTGATCATCACCGTCTCGATCCCGCTAGCCATTTTGGCTTCGGTGACGACGCTTTCCGTGCTCGGTGAGACGATCAACGTCATGACCCTTGGTGGGCTGGCGCTCGCGGTCGGCATTCTGGTCGACGACGCGACCGTGACAATCGAGAACATCAACTGGCATCTCGAGCACGGCAAGGAGATCGAGACCGCGATTCTCGACGGCGCCAGGCAGCTCGTCATCCCGGCCACCGTGTCGCTGATGTGCATCTGCATCGCCTTCGGGCCGATGTTCGGACTGGGCGGCGTCGCCGGCTATCTGTTCCGCCCCCTCGCCGAGGCGGTGGTCTTTGCGCTGATCGCGTCCTACATCCTCTCGCGGACGCTCGTGCCCATCTTGGCGAATTACCTGCTGCGCAAGCAGGTGCTCCAGGCGCATCCGGTTCAGCATCAGGTGGACGGCGATCCAGAGGCTGTCGCGACCCAACCCAGCCGCAACCCCTTGCGGCGATTCCGGCAGGGCTTCGAGCGCCGCTTCAAATCGATTCGCGGCGCCTATGGCGGTCTCCTCCACCTGTGTCTGCAGAACCGCGCCAAGCTGATCGCCGGGTTCTTGAGCTTCACCCTCGCCTCATTCGCGCTCACCCCCTATCTGGGCCAGGACTTCTTCCCGAGCGTCGATGGCGGCCAGATCAAGATGCATGTGCGGGCGCAGACCGGGACGCGCATCGAAGAAACCACCAAGCTCGCCGACCGGATCGGCGAAGCGATCCACAAGATCATCCCGGCCAATGAGCTTGGTGGCATCGTCGACAATATCGGGCTGAGCGTCAGCGGCATCAACATGGCCTACAACAACTCCGGGACGATCGGGGTCGAGGATGCCGACATCCTGATCAGCCTCAAGCCGAAACACGCGCCGACCGCAGACTACGTCAAGACGATGCGCGAGCAGCTGCCGCGCCAGTTCCCCGGCACTTCCTTCGCCTTCCTGCCGGCCGACATCGTCAGCCAGATCCTGAATTTCGGGGTGCCCGCCCCGATCGACCTGCAGGTGGTCGGCAATGATGTGCAGGCGGACCGGACATATGCCAACACGCTATTGGCGAGGATCAAGCAGATCCCCGGCATCGCCGACGCACGGATCCAGCAGGCCTTCCAACAGCCGACATTGAACGTCAATTTCGATCGTTCGCTGGCCGGGCTGGTCGGTCTCAGCGAGAAGGACGCGGCGACGGCCATGCTGACTACGCTCGCCGGCAGCTCGCAGACCTCTCCGACCTATTGGCTCGATCCCACGACCGGGGTCTCCTATCCAGTGTCGATCCAGACGCCGACGCGCGATATCGGCACGATGAGCGGGCTGAAGAACATACCGGTGACCGCCAGCGCCGGCGCTGGCGGACAGCTGCTTGGAGGTCTCGCTACCATCGAGCGGACGCCGAGCGATGCCGTCGCCTCGCATTACAATGTTCGCCCCGTCATCGACATCTACGCGACGCCGCAGGGACGCGACCTCGGCGGCGTGGCTGCCGATATCCAGAAGGTTATTCAGGACACGGCCCACGACGTACCGAACGGCGCGAGCGTCGTGCTGCGCGGCCAGGTGACGACGATGACGAGCGCCTATCAGCAGCTCTATGTTGGCCTCGCCTTCGCGATCGTCCTGATCTACCTCTTGATGGTCATCAATTTCCAGTCCTGGCTCGATCCGTTCGTGATCGTCATGGCGCTGCCGAGCGCACTGGCCGGCATCGTCTGGATGCTGTTTGCCACCGGCACCACGCTCTCCGTCCCGGCGCTCACCGGGGCCATCATGTGCATGGGCGTCGCCACTGCGAACAGCATTCTGGTGATCAGCTTCGCGCGCGAACGCCTGGCGGCCGGCGTCGACGCGCTTGCCGCGGCCCTCGACGCCGGCAGCACCAGGTTCCGGCCCGTGCTGATGACGGCGCTCGCGATGATC